CAGGGCTCGACAAAGTCGCCACCGCACAGAAAAAATCCACCAAAGAACACAACCGTTTGAGCGGAATTTTTACTGATGCAATCTCAAATATCCTGTCTACTAAGGCCAACTCGCGCGAAAGTCAGGAACTTAAAAACATCAAAGATCAAGGCGCGAAGGCTTTCTCTGCAGAGATGAATTTTGCTAAAAAGGTGACACTTCGAGATTTAGGATTCGGGTCAGTTTTGGCAACAGGAAACCTTTTGATTTTGTTGGTGGCGGTTTTTGGCCAATTTTGGTTTGGTATTTCTCTCGGAACGCTGATCTTGATGATGGATTACTCGCAAAGGCTTCTATCTCAACTCTGGGACATCAACAGGATTATCCGCGGAATTTCTAAAGCGTTTGGTGACGCAGATGAAATGACTCGATTGATTTCTACAGAAAATCCAATTAAAGATATAAAAGGCGCCAAGCCGCTTAAAGTCAAGGGCGGAAAAATAGAGTTCAAAGACGTGGACTTCAGACATGACGACAAGCCAACTTCACTATTTACGGACTTTAATCTCAAAATCAAGGCAGGAGAAAAAATTGGCCTTGTCGGGTCATCAGGCTCAGGAAAATCAACTTTGACCAAAATGATTTTGCGTTTTTCTGATGTTGAAAGCGGAGAAGTTTTGATCGACGAACAAAATATCAGCAAAGTCACGCAATCTTCGCTCCGAAATTCAATCTCTTATGTTCCGCAAGAATCATCACTATTCGACAGAACTATACGAGAAAATATCGCCTACGGCCGACCAGATGCTAGCGAAAAAGAGATAATTAAAGCAGCCAAACTCGCCAATGCGTGGGACTTTATTAAAGATCTGCCAGATGGCTTAGAAACTACCGTTGGCGAGCGCGGAACCAAACTTTC
This sequence is a window from bacterium. Protein-coding genes within it:
- a CDS encoding ABC transporter ATP-binding protein yields the protein MSKNKKESVIAETLKIYWRATKKYKFHALAVAILIPLGIILNAYVSPLIVAQVINKLQAGVPQDQLWQVFSPLIFAGAGIYIFSELFVWRAGIWILWKMQMRIYHDLYEEAFEKMVNQSMSFHAQKMSGSMVSAARNFANSYIGFLDTAIFNILRILIGVIAIVVILTPIAPLYTLGLFALAIIFAIISASGLDKVATAQKKSTKEHNRLSGIFTDAISNILSTKANSRESQELKNIKDQGAKAFSAEMNFAKKVTLRDLGFGSVLATGNLLILLVAVFGQFWFGISLGTLILMMDYSQRLLSQLWDINRIIRGISKAFGDADEMTRLISTENPIKDIKGAKPLKVKGGKIEFKDVDFRHDDKPTSLFTDFNLKIKAGEKIGLVGSSGSGKSTLTKMILRFSDVESGEVLIDEQNISKVTQSSLRNSISYVPQESSLFDRTIRENIAYGRPDASEKEIIKAAKLANAWDFIKDLPDGLETTVGERGTKLSGGQKQRISIARAILKNSPILILDEATSALDTESEKLIQDALENLMKNRTSIVIAHRLSTIQQMDRIIVIEDGEIVEQGSHKELLKLDAQYAKLWKIQSGEA